The following proteins are encoded in a genomic region of Cryptomeria japonica chromosome 11, Sugi_1.0, whole genome shotgun sequence:
- the LOC131071572 gene encoding NAC domain-containing protein 76 isoform X2 — MTLSVNGQSRVPPGFRFHPTEEELLYYYLKKKVSFEKIDLDVIRDVDLNKLEPWDIQERCKIGSTPQNDWYFFSHKDKKYPTGTRTNRATAAGFWKATGRDKAIHMDFKRIGMRKTLVFYRGRAPHGQKTDWIMHEYRLDDNENSQANAFNELQEDGWVVCRVFKKRNHFKGNESPPPNLSKNKFVPDIECLNSGPSAAEQMHYTATEQANMCMKQELDIQYGFSTQDQFMQLPHLESPKFPCPVAPPPPPPSSSGMKRLFPDRVAENISKRSCYPPPMSLDMTELDGSTTSSDQLRSEAVQNLNLNDWTVLDRLVASHLNQEEPPCKEIRYGAHAPAEASVALPQLRMNKLNPHDFGCEIDLWNFGK, encoded by the exons ATGACTCTGTCAGTTAACGGACAATCCCGCGTGCCGCCAGGCTTTCGCTTCCATCCCACCGAGGAGGAGCTCCTGTATTACTACCTCAAGAAGAAAGTCTCGTTTGAAAAGATTGATCTTGATGTTATTCGCGATGTTGATCTGAACAAGCTTGAGCCCTGGGATATTCAGG AGAGATGCAAAATTGGATCGACTCCGCAGAACGACTGGTACTTCTTCAGCCACAAAGACAAGAAGTATCCGACGGGTACTCGCACTAACAGAGCCACGGCAGCGGGCTTCTGGAAAGCCACCGGACGGGACAAAGCCATACACATGGATTTCAAGAGAATTGGAATGAGAAAGACGCTGGTGTTCTACCGAGGCCGAGCACCTCACGGCCAGAAGACTGACTGGATCATGCACGAATATCGCCTTGACGACAACGAAAATTCACAGGCAAAT GCATTCAACGAGTTACAGGAGGACGGCTGGGTAGTATGCCGGGTTTTCAAGAAGCGGAACCATTTCAAGGGCAACGAATCGCCCCCGCCAAACCTGAGCAAGAACAAATTTGTGCCAGACATAGAGTGCCTCAACAGCGGCCCTTCTGCAGCGGAGCAGATGCACTACACAGCGACAGAGCAAGCAAATATGTGTATGAAACAAGAACTGGACATTCAGTACGGCTTCTCTACTCAGGATCAATTCATGCAGCTGCCTCATCTGGAAAGCCCTAAATTCCCTTGCCCCGTtgcacctcctcctcctcctccttcttcttctggAATGAAGCGCTTATTTCCAGATAGAGTTGCAGAGAACATCTCTAAACGCTCATGCTATCCCCCGCCAATGTCTCTGGACATGACAGAACTGGATGGTTCAACAACAAGCAGTGATCAGCTAAGGTCAGAAGcagtgcaaaatttgaatttgaatgactGGACAGTTCTGGACAGGCTGGTAGCCTCACATCTGAACCAGGAGGAGCCCCCCTGCAAGGAAATCAGATACGGAGCTCATGCTCCTGCCGAAGCTTCTGTTGCGCTGCCCCAACTTCGGATGAACAAACTTAACCCTCATGACTTTGGCTGTGAAATAGATCTGTGGAATTTTGGCAAGTAA
- the LOC131071572 gene encoding NAC domain-containing protein 76 isoform X1 → MAAAMTLSVNGQSRVPPGFRFHPTEEELLYYYLKKKVSFEKIDLDVIRDVDLNKLEPWDIQERCKIGSTPQNDWYFFSHKDKKYPTGTRTNRATAAGFWKATGRDKAIHMDFKRIGMRKTLVFYRGRAPHGQKTDWIMHEYRLDDNENSQANAFNELQEDGWVVCRVFKKRNHFKGNESPPPNLSKNKFVPDIECLNSGPSAAEQMHYTATEQANMCMKQELDIQYGFSTQDQFMQLPHLESPKFPCPVAPPPPPPSSSGMKRLFPDRVAENISKRSCYPPPMSLDMTELDGSTTSSDQLRSEAVQNLNLNDWTVLDRLVASHLNQEEPPCKEIRYGAHAPAEASVALPQLRMNKLNPHDFGCEIDLWNFGK, encoded by the exons ATGGCTG caGCGATGACTCTGTCAGTTAACGGACAATCCCGCGTGCCGCCAGGCTTTCGCTTCCATCCCACCGAGGAGGAGCTCCTGTATTACTACCTCAAGAAGAAAGTCTCGTTTGAAAAGATTGATCTTGATGTTATTCGCGATGTTGATCTGAACAAGCTTGAGCCCTGGGATATTCAGG AGAGATGCAAAATTGGATCGACTCCGCAGAACGACTGGTACTTCTTCAGCCACAAAGACAAGAAGTATCCGACGGGTACTCGCACTAACAGAGCCACGGCAGCGGGCTTCTGGAAAGCCACCGGACGGGACAAAGCCATACACATGGATTTCAAGAGAATTGGAATGAGAAAGACGCTGGTGTTCTACCGAGGCCGAGCACCTCACGGCCAGAAGACTGACTGGATCATGCACGAATATCGCCTTGACGACAACGAAAATTCACAGGCAAAT GCATTCAACGAGTTACAGGAGGACGGCTGGGTAGTATGCCGGGTTTTCAAGAAGCGGAACCATTTCAAGGGCAACGAATCGCCCCCGCCAAACCTGAGCAAGAACAAATTTGTGCCAGACATAGAGTGCCTCAACAGCGGCCCTTCTGCAGCGGAGCAGATGCACTACACAGCGACAGAGCAAGCAAATATGTGTATGAAACAAGAACTGGACATTCAGTACGGCTTCTCTACTCAGGATCAATTCATGCAGCTGCCTCATCTGGAAAGCCCTAAATTCCCTTGCCCCGTtgcacctcctcctcctcctccttcttcttctggAATGAAGCGCTTATTTCCAGATAGAGTTGCAGAGAACATCTCTAAACGCTCATGCTATCCCCCGCCAATGTCTCTGGACATGACAGAACTGGATGGTTCAACAACAAGCAGTGATCAGCTAAGGTCAGAAGcagtgcaaaatttgaatttgaatgactGGACAGTTCTGGACAGGCTGGTAGCCTCACATCTGAACCAGGAGGAGCCCCCCTGCAAGGAAATCAGATACGGAGCTCATGCTCCTGCCGAAGCTTCTGTTGCGCTGCCCCAACTTCGGATGAACAAACTTAACCCTCATGACTTTGGCTGTGAAATAGATCTGTGGAATTTTGGCAAGTAA